A genomic region of Pelodiscus sinensis isolate JC-2024 chromosome 1, ASM4963464v1, whole genome shotgun sequence contains the following coding sequences:
- the LOC112546353 gene encoding LOW QUALITY PROTEIN: uncharacterized protein LOC112546353 (The sequence of the model RefSeq protein was modified relative to this genomic sequence to represent the inferred CDS: deleted 2 bases in 1 codon), translating to MFDTGIGIAQSWFCVCLHSWWVLYSCLFLTLVVWMAWKTKRSFSWRTRMALLGSRLWWRRTKEQGEGVEKLLVKQPYSQPGREHPSRARRATRSRSIRTLLCDNADCTLCNEAARQAEELVYTERASTWVPARPASPPSAATSPKGRGLLDSSTWRGFSVLPWCRCRVSPVYDQAPPPAEGPVPPRKSRSPPERQAGGLQTERRPWGQAKSSPREQAECLSCSSRGHETRLRGQEPVQSSLPSQPEPARHRREQDQSSLPSQPEPSPQRWEQDYRSSARQPEPSRHSWELDQRYSSSQPQPDPHRWEQAPISSTSQPEPAHHRKEQDRISLPTQPEPSHQRWEQDYSSSAHQPEPSHHSWEQDQRYLSSQLETALHSWEQAHISSSGHSEPSRHSWEPAHISSSGHSEPSRHSWEQAHISSSGHSEPSRHSWEQAHISSSGHSEPSHHSWEPAHISSSGHSEPPLHSWEQDQSSLSDQLEPSRHSWEQDRIYLSSQLETGLHSWEQAHISSSGHSGPSRHSWEQAHISSSSHSEPPLHSWEQDQSSSSSHSEPPLHSREQNQSSSFCSWEEDLKFLSTQHVLSRTRWEQEQQFPRSQPEPFLHSRRPAESYSLSQHESSLLAGELRARSRQHEMFPSRHEEYPGPAPARFQPFPPSQAAPGWGGTLLHSGRAQSPQATPQRQVHRPDRVPFVATSQAGTRMPGQEAKWQPDRDSPAPVAAGGALEFLAMRPPARGSSEAPHVHGRIEFFEVETPFLQRDVRVSLERHVQVKRLQHTLGLPYTLQKALKSFMPPILKATSRRARWAATVVIVPQALPFLSVASRTELERHLERMVNLKRWGLPKRIQDSLRLMKPAASPRPQLGPLLPGRRFPGGAGPAKRAGQMPRLRAKAPAQPSRGTTRVSESTPSSQCCRETSALEGHMARKSLEIRLGALPAMLRSSEKMAARGRKDWLLPKLIRPGCKAPLARHQLCPSLRHQAASVEVNVRHKYMQYRWALPTLYAESLARMMSGPPAPSLPLATAVDFCHLEAPFMAHRDWELLERHVLRKRLQHEWGLPGLVRRSLGHFMPPPPAHPRAKTRVRLAARELRVSCGIPPISLASARELEAHIRRRVAERRWGLPRRVRESLRVFTRLTPTAPGPRLDTRGTRASRPLRELSGRRAPSKSATRRTLVHPTAVPVSVAGALGAAWSQQLSWDTCRQLLERHVARKNVEIRLGLIPRRAQRSQEVVRRLGKLPLPRLIRPGQRPLERRSRQLLFLEPGASNRVELNLRHKHLNFMWGLPTLYRRSLAKLFRTVPAPALPPSSTHPARTKFMDQELPFLPPGARRPWSGTSGRRNYSMSGGCLSSSRNPYGACKGPPRSLASPEPPPAHVAILQPELSFLSEGSRRELELSLHKTLMHRRWGLPKRIMESVRLLQPASAAREVRPRGLRETATQEPLLPRHKSTAYVERGMRKALRVVAAPPPRLSLGREVQERLQLHVAKKCVEIRLGASPTVVRRSWQRLRLVSRLPLPKLIPPGDRIPETRNPLLPFMQPEDANRLEMMVHHKHLTALWGLATLYTQSLRRMVPGAPPWPVPHHKAKVEFSAQDLLFLGPEAREALERHVRKKRLQHEWGLPLIIQKSIRGLQGTPPTSSQPRAPPPAQVAILQPELSFLSEGSRRELELSLRKTLMHRRWGLPKRIVESVRLLQPASAAREVRPRGLRETATQEPLLPWHKSTAYVERGMAKALRVVAAPPPRLSLGREAQERLQLHVAKKCVEIRLGASPAIVRRSWQRLRLVSRLPLPKLIPPGDRIPETRNPLLPFMQPEDANRLEMMVHHKHLTALWGLATLYTQSLRRMVPGAPPWPVPHHKAKVEFSAQDLLFLGPEAREALERHVRKKRLQHAWGSPALIARSLRAFAPEPLRPAPVVPRFRTELHLLILKQEPPLIDQGGRGHLEQHLRKMILQRRWGLPRRIQESLRVFAALVPPAGPRLPEAGRERDTRPHQLGAKQADLPSRSRWAGTSISERGDDLQQGLPESVGAKKLERNGYREPAPLTGAGTVELTVPHAGSLLLTDEARDRLESHVLRKKLQHLWGLPGVVQRSLGAFTPSPPRRQAQRWYQAPAEGASPSVVCSS from the exons atGTTTGACACGGGGATAGGGATAGCGCAGAGCTGGTTCTGTGTCTGCTTGCACAGCTGGTGGGTGCTGTACAGCTGCCTGTTTCTGACCCTGGTCGTCTGGATGGCCTGGAAGACCAAGCGCAGCTTTTCCTGGAGAACGAGGATG GCTCTTCTGGGCAGCAGGCTCTGGTGGAGAAGGAcgaaggagcagggagaag GTGTGGAGAAGCTGCTGGTGAAGCAGCCCTACAGCCAGCCAGGCCGGGAGCACCCCAGCCGTGCCCGCCGGGCCACCAGAAGCCGCTCCATCCGCACGCTGCTGTGTGACAACGCAGACTGCACCCTGTGCAACGAGGCAGCCCGGCAAGCTGAGGAGCTGGTGTACACTGAAAGGGCCAGCACGTGGGTCCCTGccaggccagcgtcacctccCTCTGCGGCCACCAGCCCCAAAGGGAGGGGCCTGCTGGACAGCTCCACGTGGCGAGGCTTCAGCGTGTTGCCGTGGTGCCGCTGTCGGGTGTCTCCTGTGTACGACCAGGCCCCTCCACCGGCAGAGGGCCCCGTCCCGCCCCGcaagtcccgctccccgccagaaCGCCAGGCAGGCGGCCTGCAAACTGAGCGCCGCCCATGGGGCCAGGCCAAGAGCTCCCCCAGGGAGCAGGCGGAATGTCTCAGCTGTTCCTCCCGTGGGCACGAGACTCGCCTTCGCGGGCAAGAGCCGGTCCAGagctccctgcccagccagccagagccggcccgtcacaggagggagcaggaccagagctccctgcccagccagccGGAGCCATCGCCTCAGAGGTGGGAACAGGACTATCGCTCCTCAGCCCGTCAGCCGGAGCCATCCCGTCACAGCTGGGAGCTGGACCAAAGATACTCGTCCAGCCAGCCACAGCCGGACCCTCACAGGTGGGAGCAGGCCCCTATCTCCTCAAccagccagccagagccagcccaTCACAGGAAGGAGCAGGACCGGATCTCCCTACCCACCCAGCCAGAGCCATCCCATCAGAGGTGGGAGCAGGACTATAGCTCCTCAGCCCATCAGCCGGAGCCATCCCATCACAGCTGGGAGCAGGACCAAAGATACTTGTCCAGTCAGCTAGAGACAGCCCTTCACAGCTGGGAGCAGGCCCATATCTCCTCGTCCGGCCACTCGGAGCCATCCCGTCACAGCTGGGAGCCGGCCCATATCTCCTCGTCCGGCCACTCGGAGCCATCCCGTCACAGCTGGGAGCAGGCCCATATCTCCTCGTCCGGCCACTCGGAGCCATCCCGTCACAGCTGGGAGCAGGCCCATATCTCCTCGTCCGGCCACTCGGAGCCATCCCATCACAGCTGGGAGCCGGCCCATATCTCCTCGTCCGGCCACTCAGAGCCACCCCTTCACAGCTGGGAGCAGGACCAGAGCTCTTTGTCTGACCAACTGGAGCCATCTCGTCACAGCTGGGAGCAGGACCGAATATACTTGTCCAGTCAGCTAGAGACAGGCCTTCACAGCTGGGAGCAGGCCCATATCTCCTCGTCCGGCCACTCGGGGCCATCCCGTCACAGCTGGGAGCAGGCCCATATCTCCTCATCAAGCCACTCGGAGCCACCCCTTCACAGCTGGGAGCAGGACCAGAGCTCCTCATCGAGTCACTCGGAGCCACCCCTTCACAGCCGGGAGCAGAACCAGAGCTCCTCTTTTTGCAGCTGGGAAGAGGATCTGAAATTCTTGTCCACTCAGCACGTGCTGTCCCGTACccgctgggagcaggagcagcagttcCCACGGAGCCAGCCAGAGCCGTTTCTGCACAGCCGGAGGCCAGCAGAGAGTTACTCTTTGAGCCAGCATGAGTCGTCTCTTCTCGCCGGGGAACTGAGAGCAAGGTCCAGGCAGCACGAGATGTTTCCTTCCAGGCATGAGGAGTACCCTGGCCCCGCTCCTGCCCGgttccagcccttccctccaaGCCAAGCAGCACCTGGTTGGGGAGGGACTCTCCTGCACAGTGGCAGAGCACAGAGTCCCCAGGCAACTCCTCAGAGACAGGTGCATCGCCCCGATCGGGTGCCGTTCGTGGCCACATCCCAGGCTGGGACCAGGATGCCAGGGCAAGAAGCCAAATGGCAGCCAGACCGAGACAGCCCAGCGCCCGTGGCTGCAGGAGGAGCTCTGGAGTTTCTGGCTATGAGACCCCCAGCGCGGGGTAGCTCCGAAGCCCCGCATGTGCATGGCAGGATCGAATTTTTCGAAGTGGAAACGCCCTTCCTCCAGAGGGACGTCCGGGTGAGCCTGGAGCGGCACGTCCAGGTGAAGAGACTGCAACACACCCTGGGGCTACCCTACACCCTGCAGAAGGCTTTGAAGAGCTTCATGCCCCCCATCCTGAAAGCCACCTCACGCAGAGCCCGGTGGGCGGCCACGGTGGTGATAGTGCCACAGGCTCTTCCCTTCCTGAGCGTCGCCTCCAGGACAGAGCTGGAGCGGCACCTGGAAAGGATGGTGAACCTCAAGAGATGGGGCCTCCCCAAGAGGATCCAGGATTCCTTGCGGCTGATGAAGCCGGCTGCATCTCCTCGCCCCCAGCTCGgccccctgctgcctgggagaCGGTTTCCAGGGGGCGCAGGCCCGGCGAAGAGAGCAGGCCAAATGCCCCGCCTGAGAGCTaaagcccccgcccagccctcacGGGGTACCACCAGAGTGTCCGAATCCACGCCTAGCTCACAGTGCTGCAGAGAGACCTCGGCGCTTGAGGGCCACATGGCCAGGAAGAGCTTGGAAATCAGACTGGGCGCACTGCCCGCCATGCTGAGGAGCTCTGAGAAAAtggctgcccgggggcgcaaagactggctcctgcctaaaCTCATCCGCCCCGGCTGCAAAGCTCCCCTGGCCCgccaccagctctgcccctcgCTCCGGCACCAGGCGGCCAGCGTGGAGGTGAATGTGAGGCACAAGTACATGCAATACCGCTGGGCCCTCCCCACCCTGTATGCAGAGTCGCTCGCCAGGATGATgtccgggccccccgccccctcgctGCCCCTGGCCACGGCCGTCGACTTCTGCCACTTGGAGGCCCCTTTCATGGCCcaccgggactgggagctgctggagaggCACGTCCTGAGGAAACGACTGCAGCATGAGTGGGGACTGCCTGGCCTGGTGCGGAGATCCCTGGGGCATTTCATGCCTCCGCCGCCTGCGCACCCCAGAGCCAAGACAAGGGTCCGTCTGGCAGCCCGGGAGCTCCGTGTGAGCTGCGGGATCCCCCCCATTTCCCTGGCCAGCgcgagggagctggaagcccaCATCCGGCGGAGGGTGGCCGAGAGGAGGTGGGGGCTCCCCCGGCGGGTGAGGGAGTCCCTGCGGGTGTTCACACGCCTCACGCCCACAGCTCCAGGGCCACGTCTGGACACGCGAGGCACAAGGGCCAGCCGGCCTCTCAGGGAGCTGTCGGGGAGAAGGGCTCCAAGCAAATCAGCCACCAGAAGGACCCTCGTGCACCCCACAGCAGTGCCTGTCTCCGTAGCCGGggccctgggagctgcatggagccagcagctcagctgggaCACGTGCCGCCAGCTACTGGAGAGACATGTGGCCCGGAAAAACGTAGAGATCCGGTTGGGCCTGATCCCCCGCAGGGCCCAACGCTCGCAGGAAGTTGTTCGGCGGCTGGGaaagctccccctgccccggctgaTTCGCCCCGGCCAGAGACCCCTGGAGCGGCGGAGCCGGCAGCTGCTCTTCCTGGAGCCGGGGGCCTCCAATCGTGTGGAGCTCAACCTCCGCCACAAGCATCTGAACTTCATGTGGGGGCTACCCACGCTGTACCGCCGGTCCCTGGCCAAGCTGTTCCGcacagtcccagcccctgccctgccgccttCCAGCACCCACCCAGCCCGGACCAAgttcatggaccaggagctgcccttcctcccgccagGCGCCCGGAGACCCTGGAGCGGCACGTCAGGAAGAAGAAACTACAGCATGAGTGGGGGCTGCCTCTCATCATCCAGAAATCCATACGGGGCCTGCAAGGGGCCCCCCCGGTCCctagccagcccagag cctccgccGGCCCACGTGGCCATTCTCCAGCCGGAGCTGTCCTTCCTCAGCGAGGGCAGCAGACGGGAGCTGGAGCTCAGCTTGCATAAGACACTCATGCACCGGCGCTGGGGGCTGCCCAAGAGGATCATGGAGTCGGTGCGGCTGCTCCAGCCGGCCTCAGCAGCCCGAGAGGTCAGGCCTCGCGGCCTCAGGGAAACAGCTACCCAGGAGCCCCTCCTTCCGAGGCACAAGAGCACGGCCTATGTGGAGCGGGGCATGAGGAAAGCCCTCAGAGTGGTCGCTGCTCCCCCGCCGCGGCTCAGCCTGGGCCGTGAGGTTCAGGAGCGGCTGCAGCTCCACGTGGCAAAGAAATGCGTGGAGATCCGGCTGGGCGCCAGCCCCACTGTTGTGAGGCGCTCGTGGCAAAGGCTGCGCCTCGTAtcccggctgcccctccccaagcTGATCCCACCCGGAGACCGGATCCCGGAAACCAGGAACCCCCTGCTGCCCTTCATGCAACCGGAGGATGCCAACCGCCTGGAGATGATGGTGCACCACAAACATCTCACAGCCCTCTGGGGCCTGGCCACGCTCTACACCCAGTCGCTCAGGAGGATGGTCCCCGGAGCGCCCCCTTGGCCAGTTCCACACCACAAGGCCAAGGTCGAGTTCTCGGCACAGGACCTTCTCTTCCTGGGCCCGGAGGCCAGAGAGGCCCTGGAGCGGCACGTCAGGAAGAAGCGGCTACAGCATGAGTGGGGGCTGCCTCTCATCATCCAGAAATCCATACGGGGCCTGCAAGGGACCCCCCCGACCtccagccagcccagagcccctccgccGGCCCAAGTGGCCATTCTCCAGCCGGAGCTGTCCTTCCTCAGCGAGGGCAGCAGACGGGAGCTGGAGCTCAGCTTGCGTAAGACACTCATGCACCGGCGCTGGGGGCTGCCCAAGAGGATCGTGGAGTCGGtgcggctgctccagccagcctcaGCAGCTCGAGAGGTCAGGCCTCGCGGCCTCAGGGAAACAGCTACCCAGGAGCCCCTCCTTCCGTGGCACAAGAGCACGGCCTATGTGGAGAGGGGCATGGCGAAAGCCCTCAGAGTGGTCGCTGCTCCCCCGCCGCGGCTCAGCCTGGGCCGTGAGGCTCAGGAGCGGCTGCAGCTCCACGTGGCAAAGAAATGCGTGGAGATCCGGCTGGGCGCCAGCCCCGCTATCGTGAGGCGCTCGTGGCAAAGGCTGCGCCTCGTAtcccggctgcccctccccaagcTGATCCCACCCGGAGACCGGATCCCGGAAACCAGGAACCCCCTGCTGCCCTTCATGCAACCGGAGGATGCCAACCGCCTGGAGATGATGGTGCACCACAAACATCTCACGGCCCTCTGGGGCCTGGCCACGCTCTACACCCAGTCGCTCAGGAGGATGGTCCCCGGAGCGCCCCCTTGGCCAGTTCCACACCACAAGGCCAAGGTCGAGTTCTCGGCACAGGACCTTCTCTTCCTGGGCCCGGAGGCCAGAGAGGCCCTGGAGCGGCACGTCAGGAAGAAGCGGCTACAACACGCGTGGGGCTCGCCCGCACTCATTGCTCGGTCACTCAGAGCCTTCGCGCCAGAGCCCCTGCGGCCGGCGCCGGTCGTGCCTCGCTTCCGCACCGAGCTGCACCTCCTCATCCTGAAGCAGGAGCCTCCACTCATCGACCAGGGCGGGAGAGGCCACCTGGAGCAGCACCTGCGGAAGATGATCCTGCAGCGGAGGTGGGGCCTTCCCCGGAGGATCCAGGAATCCTTGCGGGTGTTTGCTGCTTTGGTCCCACCGGCTGGCCCACGGCTTCCTGAGGCCGGCAGGGAAAGGGATACTAGGCCACATCAGCTAGGGGCCAAGCAGGCAGACCTCCCCTCACGGAGCCGCTGGGCAGGAACCAGCATCAGTGAGCGGGGAGATGATCTGCAACAGGGCCTGCCTGAGAGTGTGGGGGCCAAGAAGCTAGAGAGAAATGGCTACCGGGAACCGGCTCCCCTGACAGGAGCCGGCACAGTCGAACTCACAGTGCCCCACGCAGGGTCGCTTCTGCTTACGGACGAGGCCCGGGACCGTCTGGAGAGCCACGTCCTGAGGAAGAAACTTCAGCACCTGTGGGGCTTACCGGGCGTGGTGCAGCGATCGCTGGGGGCGTTCACCCCCTCGCCGCCCAGAAGGCAGGCCCAGAGGTGGTACCAGGCCCCAGCCGAAGGGGCTTCACCGTCAGTAGTCTGCTCTTCCTGA